A window of Clostridium sp. 'White wine YQ' contains these coding sequences:
- a CDS encoding tocopherol cyclase family protein, with product MFRKINNPIIFQGSYKKKHYFEGWYFKQISRDGKFVICIIPGVSLFHNDYHSFIQYIFIRLDKKRIIRSGYIRYPLNAFKFRDTPFMIQIGDNVFTESIISLNMKDKKIKIQGTLKLGALTEIEKSILNPNIMGYFAYIPKMECYHGIISMNHKLNGILAVNRKIIDFTKGKGYIEKDWGTSFPKEYIWIQCNNFKNQTTSFICSIANIPFLHTSFNGLICNICINGVEYRFATYNNSKAKIERITKSKINISIENNKALLKVEASLSSTGVLIAPQKGKMDKNINEELLGKLKLQLFDKKNNSNYIDFGTLAGIEVVGY from the coding sequence ATGTTTAGAAAGATAAATAATCCAATAATTTTTCAAGGAAGTTATAAAAAAAAGCATTATTTCGAAGGTTGGTATTTTAAACAAATTTCCAGAGATGGGAAGTTTGTAATATGTATTATACCGGGAGTTAGTTTATTTCATAATGATTATCATAGCTTTATTCAATATATATTTATACGACTAGATAAAAAAAGAATAATAAGATCTGGGTATATAAGATATCCACTAAATGCTTTTAAGTTTAGGGATACACCATTTATGATTCAAATTGGAGATAATGTTTTTACTGAGTCAATTATTTCATTAAATATGAAAGATAAAAAAATAAAGATTCAAGGCACCTTAAAATTGGGAGCACTAACTGAAATAGAGAAATCAATTTTAAACCCTAATATAATGGGATACTTTGCTTATATACCAAAGATGGAATGTTATCATGGAATAATTAGCATGAATCATAAACTAAATGGAATATTAGCAGTAAATAGAAAAATAATAGATTTCACAAAAGGAAAAGGATATATAGAAAAAGATTGGGGAACGTCTTTCCCCAAAGAGTATATCTGGATACAATGCAATAATTTTAAAAATCAGACTACAAGCTTTATATGTTCCATAGCAAACATTCCTTTTTTGCATACATCATTTAATGGGCTTATATGTAATATATGTATAAATGGAGTAGAGTATAGATTTGCAACTTATAATAATAGTAAGGCTAAAATAGAAAGGATTACAAAAAGTAAAATAAATATTTCAATAGAAAATAATAAGGCGTTATTAAAGGTTGAAGCAAGCTTAAGCTCAACTGGTGTTCTGATAGCACCACAGAAGGGAAAAATGGATAAAAATATCAATGAGGAGTTATTAGGGAAATTAAAATTACAACTTTTTGATAAAAAGAATAACTCAAATTATATTGACTTTGGGACTTTAGCAGGAATTGAAGTAGTTGGATATTGA
- a CDS encoding family 1 glycosylhydrolase translates to MGFPKNFLWGGATAANQYEGGYNLGGRGLATSDIITEGSLNIPRKASIRLIDGTVTSIGRHDPIPEGAVGCIDDNYYYPSHVATDFYHHYKEDIALLAEMGFKCFRMSISWSRIFPKGDETTPNEEGLKFYDDVFDECLKYGIEPVVTICHFDIPKYLADEMDGWLDRRVVDYFTNYCEAIFKRYKNKVKYWMTFNEINLLNGYATLGTRKTDDQTRFQAIHHLFVASAKAVKLGHEINPDFKIGMMVAYILSYPETCKPEDVQEDLFASRDLKYFFCDVQCRGYYPAYKLKEFERKGIIIEKEQGDDEILKEGVVDYIGFSYYNSSVSSARKDTETTEGNVIRVMKNKYLKESDWGWPIDPLGVRTSLNYLYDRYELPLFIVENGLGASDTVEEDGLINDDYRIEYLRDHIAEMKKAIELDGVDLIGYTPWGCIDLVSAGTGEMKKRYGFVYVDMDDKGKGTLNRSRKKSFYWYKKVISTNGEDISLE, encoded by the coding sequence ATGGGATTTCCAAAAAACTTTTTATGGGGTGGCGCAACAGCTGCGAATCAATATGAAGGAGGGTATAATTTAGGTGGAAGAGGGCTTGCAACTTCAGATATTATAACTGAAGGAAGCTTGAATATACCTAGAAAGGCTTCTATTAGACTCATAGACGGAACAGTTACTTCGATTGGTCGTCATGATCCTATACCAGAAGGGGCAGTAGGATGTATTGATGACAATTACTATTATCCAAGTCATGTGGCTACAGATTTTTATCATCATTATAAAGAAGATATAGCACTATTAGCTGAAATGGGCTTTAAGTGCTTTAGAATGTCAATAAGTTGGTCTAGAATTTTTCCTAAGGGTGATGAAACAACACCAAATGAAGAAGGATTAAAATTCTATGATGATGTATTTGATGAATGTTTAAAATATGGTATTGAACCAGTGGTTACTATTTGTCATTTTGATATACCTAAATATTTAGCAGACGAAATGGATGGATGGTTAGATAGAAGAGTAGTAGATTATTTTACAAACTATTGTGAGGCAATATTTAAACGATACAAAAACAAGGTAAAATACTGGATGACCTTTAATGAAATAAATTTACTAAATGGGTATGCTACTTTAGGCACAAGGAAAACTGATGATCAAACACGTTTCCAAGCTATACATCACCTATTTGTTGCAAGTGCTAAAGCAGTTAAATTAGGGCATGAAATCAATCCTGATTTTAAGATTGGAATGATGGTTGCTTATATACTTTCATATCCTGAAACCTGCAAACCAGAAGATGTTCAAGAAGATTTATTTGCATCACGTGATTTAAAATACTTCTTCTGTGATGTTCAATGTAGAGGATATTATCCAGCATATAAACTAAAAGAGTTTGAAAGAAAAGGTATTATAATCGAAAAAGAACAAGGCGATGATGAAATTCTTAAAGAGGGTGTAGTCGATTATATTGGATTTAGCTATTACAATTCTTCAGTTTCTAGCGCGAGAAAGGATACTGAAACTACAGAAGGAAATGTAATTAGAGTAATGAAAAATAAATATCTTAAAGAGTCAGATTGGGGATGGCCAATAGATCCACTTGGAGTACGTACTTCATTAAATTACTTATATGATAGATATGAATTACCATTATTTATTGTAGAAAATGGTTTAGGAGCAAGTGATACGGTTGAAGAAGATGGCTTAATAAATGATGATTATAGAATTGAATATTTAAGAGATCATATAGCTGAGATGAAAAAGGCAATCGAATTAGATGGTGTTGATTTAATAGGTTATACTCCATGGGGGTGTATTGATCTTGTTTCAGCTGGAACTGGTGAAATGAAAAAACGTTATGGATTTGTATATGTTGACATGGACGATAAAGGAAAGGGTACCTTAAATAGAAGTAGAAAAAAATCTTTCTATTGGTACAAAAAAGTAATTTCAACAAATGGTGAAGATATTAGTTTAGAATAG
- a CDS encoding MerR family transcriptional regulator, translated as MNTEYSIKKVAKLFNISSNKIRFYEEKGLLSPKRDHENEYRKFNDQDIIKLQAILLYRSMGIPIDQIKELLSNNNKMNFLNHFNNQWQVVNNEIQRLNVIRESLEEVLDNIYESKTNEITTEFLEIIEKGNKINNIKDSWKDRWDFNDWAKRYDDFIKEDKGNLNIYKNYELILEDVYNKAINTEHIIKNILEIGVGTGNLASKFLNKDINIIGIDQSREMLAVAKEKFPRLKVRLGEFLKIPYCDKFFDVIVSTYAFHHLNNQEKCIAIVEMLRVLKDNGKIVIGDLMFRDDKEEKEVLKNLDYREIEIIKDEYYSHIDFLEKEFIKYDRKLSYTKVDNLNYIIEVK; from the coding sequence TTGAATACAGAATATAGCATAAAAAAGGTAGCAAAGTTATTTAATATTTCATCAAATAAAATAAGATTTTACGAAGAAAAAGGATTATTAAGCCCAAAAAGAGATCATGAAAATGAATATAGAAAATTTAATGACCAGGACATTATAAAGTTGCAGGCAATATTATTATATAGATCTATGGGGATTCCAATTGACCAAATCAAGGAGCTGTTAAGCAATAACAATAAGATGAATTTTTTAAATCATTTTAACAATCAATGGCAAGTAGTAAATAATGAAATACAAAGATTAAATGTAATAAGAGAGTCACTTGAAGAAGTATTAGATAATATTTATGAAAGTAAGACAAATGAAATAACTACAGAATTCTTAGAAATAATTGAAAAAGGAAATAAAATAAATAATATTAAGGATAGTTGGAAGGATAGATGGGATTTTAATGATTGGGCTAAAAGATATGATGACTTTATAAAAGAAGATAAAGGAAATTTAAATATATATAAGAATTACGAACTAATACTTGAAGATGTATATAATAAAGCGATTAATACAGAGCATATCATTAAAAATATATTAGAAATAGGCGTCGGAACAGGGAATTTAGCTAGTAAATTCTTAAATAAAGATATTAATATTATTGGAATTGATCAATCAAGAGAAATGTTAGCAGTAGCTAAAGAGAAGTTTCCTAGATTGAAAGTAAGATTAGGAGAGTTCTTAAAAATACCATATTGTGATAAATTTTTTGATGTAATAGTTTCTACTTATGCATTTCATCATCTTAATAATCAAGAAAAATGCATAGCCATAGTAGAAATGCTTAGAGTGTTAAAGGACAATGGCAAGATTGTTATTGGAGATTTGATGTTTAGAGATGACAAAGAAGAGAAGGAAGTGTTAAAAAACTTAGATTATAGAGAAATTGAAATCATAAAAGATGAATATTATTCCCATATAGACTTTTTAGAAAAAGAATTTATAAAATATGATAGAAAACTAAGCTATACAAAAGTTGATAATCTAAACTATATTATTGAAGTAAAATAA
- a CDS encoding YsnF/AvaK domain-containing protein, producing MDNYNEEIMQLHQEQLDIVKKWVKNGEVKIHSEIISEEKNITVSLKKEVLVIEKIKSDKSNNTSDVIRIPIRQEDLEIVKHPVALEEVSVYVKEIQDIVNVDEKIRKEDVKIDSNVNEKIIYSK from the coding sequence ATGGATAATTATAATGAAGAGATAATGCAGCTTCACCAAGAACAACTTGACATCGTAAAGAAGTGGGTAAAAAATGGCGAAGTGAAAATTCATAGTGAAATAATTTCGGAAGAGAAAAATATTACTGTTTCTTTAAAAAAAGAAGTGTTAGTAATAGAAAAAATTAAAAGCGATAAAAGTAATAACACTTCCGATGTTATTAGAATTCCAATAAGGCAAGAAGACTTAGAAATTGTTAAACATCCAGTTGCTTTGGAAGAGGTTTCTGTTTATGTAAAAGAGATTCAAGACATAGTAAATGTTGATGAAAAAATAAGAAAAGAAGATGTTAAAATAGATTCAAACGTTAATGAAAAAATAATTTATAGTAAATAA
- a CDS encoding YsnF/AvaK domain-containing protein, which yields MGKFLDDLFGTKENSNDEKRDGKLELRQEELDVTKNKVKTGEVTLSKEVVEEEKHVDVPVMHEEVVIERKALNHEPSDAPISSGETIHIPVSEEKVDVEKHTVVTGEVSAHKREIEDTKTINETLKKEEARIDKDGSATLASEDAQTDEETRGFY from the coding sequence ATGGGCAAGTTTTTAGATGACTTATTTGGAACTAAAGAAAATAGTAATGATGAAAAAAGAGATGGAAAGCTTGAGCTTAGACAAGAAGAATTAGATGTTACTAAAAATAAAGTAAAAACAGGTGAAGTGACTTTAAGTAAAGAGGTTGTTGAAGAAGAAAAGCATGTTGATGTGCCAGTTATGCACGAAGAAGTTGTTATAGAAAGAAAAGCTCTTAACCATGAGCCATCAGATGCACCTATTTCTTCTGGAGAAACTATACATATTCCAGTGAGTGAAGAAAAAGTGGATGTTGAAAAGCATACAGTTGTAACTGGAGAGGTTTCAGCTCATAAACGTGAAATAGAAGATACAAAAACTATAAATGAAACACTAAAAAAGGAAGAAGCTCGCATAGATAAAGATGGTTCTGCTACCCTAGCTTCTGAAGATGCACAAACAGATGAAGAAACAAGAGGATTTTATTAA
- a CDS encoding nitroreductase family protein, with translation MEVINKRRSIRAYRDTKVQKEKIERLLRAAMQAPSSYNQQEWEFLVVENKDTLKKLEGMSSYSKPVGDAPLAIIVCANKDNMKSAECWEQDLGAVTQNILLEAVELGLGGLWLACAPVEERMNYVKEMFYLPKSILPYSVVAIGYPLEEPKFVDRYNESKVHYEKW, from the coding sequence ATGGAAGTCATTAATAAAAGACGAAGCATAAGAGCATATAGAGATACAAAAGTACAAAAAGAAAAGATAGAAAGACTATTAAGGGCAGCTATGCAGGCACCATCATCATATAACCAGCAAGAGTGGGAATTTCTTGTAGTTGAAAATAAAGATACTTTAAAAAAACTAGAAGGTATGAGTTCCTATTCTAAGCCAGTTGGAGATGCACCACTAGCAATTATAGTATGTGCAAATAAAGATAATATGAAGTCTGCTGAATGCTGGGAACAGGATTTAGGAGCTGTGACTCAAAATATTTTGTTAGAAGCAGTAGAACTTGGGTTAGGTGGATTATGGTTAGCATGTGCACCGGTAGAAGAGAGAATGAACTATGTTAAGGAGATGTTCTACTTACCTAAGAGCATACTTCCATACTCAGTAGTTGCCATAGGATATCCTCTTGAAGAACCTAAATTTGTAGATAGATATAATGAGAGTAAAGTGCATTATGAAAAATGGTAA